A DNA window from Camelina sativa cultivar DH55 chromosome 17, Cs, whole genome shotgun sequence contains the following coding sequences:
- the LOC104758589 gene encoding late embryogenesis abundant protein 76-like, whose protein sequence is MTSHQEQSYKAGETRGKAQEKTGQAMGMMGEKTQAAKDKSQETAQTAQQKAHETAQSAKDKTSQAAQTTQQRAQESKDKTGSHMSETGEAIKNKAHDAAEYTKETAEVGKEKTSGILGQTGEQVKQMAMGATDAVKHTLGLGTDEGNKEHVSSAPSTTTATTTHETQRK, encoded by the exons ATGACGTCGCATCAAGAACAAAGTTACAAAGCTGGAGAAACTAGAGGCAAGGCTCAG GAGAAAACAGGGCAAGCTATGGGAATGATGGGAGAGAAAACACAGGCAGCCAAGGACAAGAGTCAAGAGACAGCCCAAACAGCCCAACAAAAGGCTCATGAAACGGCTCAGTCTGCTAAAGACAAGACGTCTCAAGCTGCACAAACAACTCAACAGAGAGCTCAAGAGTCCAAGGACAAAACGGGAAGCCACATGTCCGAAACCGGAGAAGCAATCAAGAACAAGGCACATGATGCAGCGGAATATACCAAAGAGACTGCAGAAGTTGGTAAGGAGAAGACAAGTGGGATCTTGGGCCAGACTGGTGAGCAGGTGAAGCAGATGGCTATGGGAGCCACTGATGCAGTTAAGCACACTTTAGGGCTTGGCACTgatgaaggaaacaaagagcATGTTTCTTCAGCTCCAAGTACTACTACTGCAACCACTACTCATGAGACACAGAGGAAGtaa